The genomic stretch TACTTCAGAAATATTACCTTTGTTCTTTAAGGTAAGATGTTTTGGCAAACTAAATTAttatggaatggaggtagtagatCAGAAGTGATTTACATCAACTTCTTGATACATTAACTTAGAGCATGGTCGACTGAACCAAGTGAGAGATAACACGATTCAGCTGAAGCCAACATGCATGTAGGTAGCGAGACATGCTAACTGGCACAGTTTGCATCCTCAATACATATGGAAGCACTTCCCAAATCATACTTCTGTCAATATATATACCTAAAAGGCTAGAAATAAAGTCTCACGTCTCAAATCCAGGTCAATACTAGTCATCCCACAAGTTCTTCGTACCGCTACCACAACATTATCTCATATAGTATAATATAGTGTAGCTGGTTGGATGAAAGGGCTTATGTCTTCACCAGGCCATGACCTAGATCTTTCCATCAGTAGATGACCCAACGATAAAGAGATCTGCCTTGATAACGCATTTTGATCCCACAAGATATCCTCGAGACGGGTCCTTGAGTTCCTTGAGTGCAACGAAGCAAGGCCATCCCCAGCCGTATGGACCACTAAAGACCCTGAGACCTGCGATCGCCATAAAAGTAAGATCAACTGCAGTCAGGAGGTTACAAACACAAGCTGGTTGATTCACAACATAGGACTGATAGTAGCAAGAGCTGAACCTGTAGTTGCAGTGAAGTATTTCCCATTATTTTGGTCCAGGATGGAAAGAGTCCCTTGAACCACCATTCCGGACTCTAAAGGGAGCTCTTTGGAAGCATCCATGTATAAGTACAAGGAAACACAATCAGTGTTGTACTTGCCACCAGACGGATACATACCGACGTACCTGTTGACAAAAATGGGAAGTGGCACTTCAATTATATATGGGTATCCGGGAAATATGTATTGCAAATATGCAATAAAAgccgtatgcatcgattgatgcagaggctgaggctgccccatttcgaaaaaaagaatGTGTTTAGTTATGGAAATCAGAAAATCGATTGAGCTTAGTTGGGTGTAGCCAGGTACACCCATTAACTTTGGGCACAATACTGTCAGTTTACAATGGTAACAAAAACTATAAGAAAACAAATCAGCAGTGACTATGCTGCACATACAAGAAGAATGAGTTGGTACCAAATATAAATGAAAAATTTCTGGAACTTCCTCTGTTTTTAATCCTAAACAGTAATATATGACCATCAAATTTATAGTTAACATAGATTTAGTACTACAGTGTTACAATATCTTATCATAATTTTTGGTAAACAGATGCTTAGAAAATCTTTTTCCATTGAGATTGGAATGTGAAATATACTAGAAGCAGGGTTCTTCGGTTCCATGCTTAAAGCCTTAGACATCTTGCTTAATTTCCTGTTGGAATATCTGTAGTGACCATGGAATGTTGGAATATTTGTAGTGACCCTGAACTGTTGGGATGACCATTGGCAGAAAGCATTAAAAAAAACTTCTGGCCACTATGAAGCTAGTGAAGTAATTTGGTATGGTAAGCTAACGGATAACGCATGCATATTATTTATATAGATCATTTGTTACGTAGGTAACAGGTGAATACCATTTATGGCCGCCAACTTCAAATGTAGGAGAACGGGCAAATGATTGCTCATGGTCCAGTTCAAGGAAATTGTTCATGGTCCAAGTGTATGTTCCTTCCAGGTATCCCTTCTTCTGGACAAAGAGATTCTCAACTGTGGTAGCCTTCTTCTGAACCACAACAGCCCTCTTTTCAGGAGAAAACGCGTCAATTTTTAATATCTCTAAACCAAAGACACAGCTACCATCAACTAGAAAAGCAGATGATTTCAGTAGCTGCTGAAGAGGAATCAAGCAGTGCTTGTTCGAGGTGAAATTCTTGAACTCAAAGGTGTGGCTAGCTGCATTTACGCAAAGGTTAAAATATTAGAGAAAGCAGAGGAACTTGTAAGATGCAAATGTCCAAATAATATATAAGAACCTTTCAGCCCAGTTAAACATGAAAGTAGAGATAAAAGTAGTGAATTCCACCTGAATAATGATTATCAAATTAAAAGAGAACATGTATATGGACTCCAGAATGTTGTTAGAATGTAGAGTCTTTAATTTGACAGACACAAGACTAACTTGATTTGGTAATGGGAAAACATTTGATCGTATTAAATTTTCTATTATAGATGTTGACTTGTAATGATGGAGCTTCTAGCTCAAACTTATAGCACACGAGGAACTATCGACTCCAAGCTGTAATAGGATGGATGTGCGTGAAATGCAATATTCATGAGACTACCTTTGCATCCACAATACATTCCATTAGAATGGTTGTATATTGACAACTCAAACACTGCATGCACCGAGTGCCCTTGCTCCAAACTTGTTGGTCGTTGCATATAAACACAAAGAGCAACATATGCAGTTTTAGCACCAGGTTTTGTATGCATTGGACTCACTTGGAGGTGCCTGGTAAATAAGCAGAAAATGAAGTCAGTCTAGAATTCACAACTGAAGTTAGAATGAAGCCTAATTTCATCACTACATGCATCCTATTTAGATTCAGCATATACATGTTTGTTTATGAGATTTTCATTGCTAATTTGACTTCACTGAAACATGTTTGTCAGATGTTGCTGACTCAGCGCATACCAGTTATACCCAGAACAGTGAAAAGGACCAGATGTTGCTGACTTTGCCGCCGTCTCAAGTAGCGATGAGAAGTCCTCAATCTTCCATTCAAAGTCAGGAACATGTGTCTTCACTGGAAGCACACGAGCTGAAATTTGTACAAGTGCAATAATTCAAAAATTACAAAACAAAAAAGAGAGAATGTGCAATGAGCAAATTTCATGTGCATGTTGTAGTtgcaaataaaaaggaaaatatatTGACTATTGGACACCCGAAAAAGAGACAATAACACAGATGTTTTCTATGCTCTGACTATATGAATCAAAATCTTGAGTAACATTATTTGTGATAAGTGGCCCCTGATTTGTTAGGATAGTTAGTCATGTCATCAATCAGGGGTAGAACAAGGCACAAGAGCCTTATGTATCAATATCTTGTACTATTGCTTATCATCAATCAGACATCGAGACCAACAGCTTTCAGTTTCTACAGAAGGAATGTTATATTCAACACATAACTAACTGGACATCTTGCTGAGTCATTGACATGATGGTGAAGGCAAGCGCTTCTTCAGTTCGGAGCTAGGATTGCATATTCACCCTGACTTTTTCCAAGCGATTAATGCTCTAAATTGCATCTGatgttttttttataaaagacACAATCTGAACATCAGAATTGACCAGACATATATACGTACATGTACTCCTGCAGTTGCCCATAGATCCGCCCCTTCCTCTTCTTTGCTCTGAAAGTGAAATTATACACCCTAACAAAAGATAGATCATACATATCAGAGAAAGGTAGCACATGTCATATGAAATACTAATTACCAGGCAGATCTAGAACTAATTATCATGCCAGAAAGCAGGGAAGCGAACATACAGGATCTTTAAAGTTAGAGCCAAACTTGGTAAAAATAATTTACCACGCATATGAAATTGTTACCCGTGAAAATAAAGGAGAGAACAAGTAAAATCACACTCCACAGACAGGTCGATTAGAAATGCTACTCGCTTTACCCCTCAGATCAATTACGAAAGAAATCCAAGAACTTGCACTGGAAAACCCTGAAAGGCTGAAAGGCTGAAACCCTGTTTCATGAAGAAAACAGCCTGGAAGTCTGAAAACCCTCTACTCTAGAAAAGAAGTGAAGAACAGTAGCGCGCGATCCGCGGCAAAGAGACGGATTTCCGACTAACAGGAAGAAGCTAAGGCAGAGAGAGACCTGGATTTGGAAGCAGATTGAGCGTACCTCACAATGGCTTCCTCTGTAGACGACGATTGGGGTCATGGAGGTGCGAGGAGAATGGGGTTTTTATCGAAGTGGAAGGAGGCACCGGAGACTAGCCCCTCACttttctctcctctcctctctctctctccgtccGTCACTCTGTTTTTTCCACCCGTCTCTTCTCTCACCTGCCATGTGCAAGGTTTCCATTCTCGTGCAAGGTAATTGCAGATTGTCACGTCCACTATTTTTACTTCTCTCTTCCTTCCTTACTTCTCTCTGCTTTACTATATCACTTTTATGAAGTGCTGGTGGCCGGTGGGCTATGGGCTATAGATTCCCTTTTTCTTTCTGTAAGGGGACACTGAAATCACCAAGTATCTCTTTACTATGCCAACTTATTTAAAATCCTCATGTTTAAAATATAATCTTGTAATAATCCTTGCAAGAATTAAGAGTGAGGAGCAAAACAGGCCCTACCAAAACTTTATAGGTTTAGTGGTGGCCTTAGAATCCACATATATGTTGGGGTCCAAGGACTATTCACTGTACAAAATGTTTATTATGTTGTTAGCGTCATTTTTAGCGTACTTGCAAGAATTATGCGAGGGTGAAAATGGGGCCATAGCAAGGAAGCAGACATGACTACTTGTAGATTTAAAGCAGAATTATGCTCCTGGctttcaaaatatttaaaatttgCATATCTGTGTTTTAAAAAATCGTCACATTTATTCCGTGAATACATATATGTCCTGAATACTCGTGAAAAATTTCGTtagaaattgcattgtattttgagctacaagaAAAAAAATTTGTGGCTACGTGTATAGGGGcagatatttgtcagaaatttgtctctttcgtatagctcaaaatacaacatatttttctccaaaattcaTACCGTATCTTCAGAATAtatgtatgtgggtatttaatatcatttttttggaattcaaaaatatgatttttagaaaacaaaagcgttggtgctcatgtgccaaagacaCTTTCTGCCCTAGCAAGTTTTTTTTAGCTTTGGTGGTAGCCTCAAAAGTATCCATGACT from Lolium rigidum isolate FL_2022 chromosome 4, APGP_CSIRO_Lrig_0.1, whole genome shotgun sequence encodes the following:
- the LOC124647121 gene encoding uncharacterized protein LOC124647121, whose amino-acid sequence is MSTRVLPVKTHVPDFEWKIEDFSSLLETAAKSATSGPFHCSGYNWHLQVSPMHTKPGAKTAYVALCVYMQRPTSLEQGHSVHAVFELSIYNHSNGMYCGCKASHTFEFKNFTSNKHCLIPLQQLLKSSAFLVDGSCVFGLEILKIDAFSPEKRAVVVQKKATTVENLFVQKKGYLEGTYTWTMNNFLELDHEQSFARSPTFEVGGHKWYVGMYPSGGKYNTDCVSLYLYMDASKELPLESGMVVQGTLSILDQNNGKYFTATTGLRVFSGPYGWGWPCFVALKELKDPSRGYLVGSKCVIKADLFIVGSSTDGKI